The following coding sequences are from one Helicoverpa zea isolate HzStark_Cry1AcR chromosome 4, ilHelZeax1.1, whole genome shotgun sequence window:
- the LOC124629896 gene encoding inactive pancreatic lipase-related protein 1-like isoform X3, translated as MFRAVTDGWKRYWWGTGILPDRTNRVEDIYLRYYNGQTVDDYVDIPLSQASRLFEIKGFDKSNPTVFYIHGFIEVAQQESIQVMVSSYLEARPGTNVILLDWSNMAHGSYLVNAARNTKKVGMAAAEQLNKLLDSGLLLEKFHVIGHSLGSHVAGYTARELKTKYNKVVKRLTALDPAFPAFYPDGVVMEHVNAKDAEFVDVIHTDAGGYGAPVRTGTADFWPNGGKSIQPGCPRFAPIPLSDDNLCSHWRSWRFFAESVINPEAFPASPAESYHKFRENANPEEGMVYMGFNCDTSAQGSYYLTTNSETPFGKGMDGLYPKSKKNSVKK; from the exons ATGTTCCGCGCTGTAACTGACGGCTGGAAGCGATATTGGTGGGGAACAG gaaTATTGCCGGACAGAACAAATCGAGTTGAAGACATTTATTTGAGATATTATAATgg acaAACAGTGGACGATTACGTGGACATTCCCCTCAGCCAAGCCAGTCGGCTGTTCGAAATCAAAGGCTTCGACAAGAGCAACCCAACCGTCTTCTACATCCACGGGTTCATTGAAGTCGCCCAGCAGGAGAGTATCCAG GTCATGGTGAGCTCGTACTTGGAAGCCAGACCGGGTACAAACGTGATATTATTGGACTGGTCCAACATGGCCCACGGTTCATACCTAGTCAATGCCGCGCGGAACACGAAGAAG GTCGGAATGGCGGCAGCTGAGCAACTTAACAAATTATTAGACTCTGGACTTCTGTTAGAAAAATTCCACGTCATAGGCCATTCTCTAGGAAGCCACGTAGCTGGATACACTGCGAGGGAACTTAAAACCAAATACAATAAAGTAGTTAAAAG ATTAACAGCACTCGATCCCGCTTTTCCAGCCTTCTACCCTGACGGAGTGGTGATGGAGCACGTGAATGCCAAGGATGCAGAGTTCGTGGATGTCATACATACCGACGCTGGTGGTTATGGCGCACCCGTCAGAACTGgtactgctgacttctggcccAATGGGGGGAAGAGCATACAGCCAGGATGCCCCAGATTTGCACCTATACCTCTCTCCGATGATA ACCTCTGCAGTCATTGGCGGTCATGGCGGTTCTTCGCGGAATCAGTAATAAATCCAGAGGCATTTCCAGCCTCACCTGCCGAATCTTACCATAAGTTTAGAGAAAATGCCAACCCAGAAGAAGGGATGGTTTACATGGGCTTCAACTGTGATACTag TGCCCAAGGATCATATTATTTGACGACAAACTCCGAAACACCATTCGGGAAAGGAATGGATGGACTTTACCCGAAGAGCAAAAAGAATtccgttaaaaaataa
- the LOC124629896 gene encoding inactive pancreatic lipase-related protein 1-like isoform X4 — protein MFRAVTDGWKRYWWGTGILPDRTNRVEDIYLRYYNGQTVDDYVDIPLSQASRLFEIKGFDKSNPTVFYIHGFIEVAQQESIQVMVSSYLEARPGTNVILLDWSNMAHGSYLVNAARNTKKVGMAAAEQLNKLLDSGLLLEKFHVIGHSLGSHVAGYTARELKTKYNKVVKRLTALDPAFPAFYPDGVVMEHVNAKDAEFVDVIHTDAGGYGAPVRTGTADFWPNGGKSIQPGCPRFAPIPLSDDTPSGNTERRGKRSRKNARRMKNLCSHWRSWRFFAESVINPEAFPASPAESYHKFRENANPEEGMVYMGFNCDTSAQGSYYLTTNSETPFGKGMDGLYPKSKKNSVKK, from the exons ATGTTCCGCGCTGTAACTGACGGCTGGAAGCGATATTGGTGGGGAACAG gaaTATTGCCGGACAGAACAAATCGAGTTGAAGACATTTATTTGAGATATTATAATgg acaAACAGTGGACGATTACGTGGACATTCCCCTCAGCCAAGCCAGTCGGCTGTTCGAAATCAAAGGCTTCGACAAGAGCAACCCAACCGTCTTCTACATCCACGGGTTCATTGAAGTCGCCCAGCAGGAGAGTATCCAG GTCATGGTGAGCTCGTACTTGGAAGCCAGACCGGGTACAAACGTGATATTATTGGACTGGTCCAACATGGCCCACGGTTCATACCTAGTCAATGCCGCGCGGAACACGAAGAAG GTCGGAATGGCGGCAGCTGAGCAACTTAACAAATTATTAGACTCTGGACTTCTGTTAGAAAAATTCCACGTCATAGGCCATTCTCTAGGAAGCCACGTAGCTGGATACACTGCGAGGGAACTTAAAACCAAATACAATAAAGTAGTTAAAAG ATTAACAGCACTCGATCCCGCTTTTCCAGCCTTCTACCCTGACGGAGTGGTGATGGAGCACGTGAATGCCAAGGATGCAGAGTTCGTGGATGTCATACATACCGACGCTGGTGGTTATGGCGCACCCGTCAGAACTGgtactgctgacttctggcccAATGGGGGGAAGAGCATACAGCCAGGATGCCCCAGATTTGCACCTATACCTCTCTCCGATGATA ctcCATCTGGTAACACTGAGAGACGAGGAAAACGTTCGCGGAAAAACGCTAGACGGATGAAGA ACCTCTGCAGTCATTGGCGGTCATGGCGGTTCTTCGCGGAATCAGTAATAAATCCAGAGGCATTTCCAGCCTCACCTGCCGAATCTTACCATAAGTTTAGAGAAAATGCCAACCCAGAAGAAGGGATGGTTTACATGGGCTTCAACTGTGATACTag TGCCCAAGGATCATATTATTTGACGACAAACTCCGAAACACCATTCGGGAAAGGAATGGATGGACTTTACCCGAAGAGCAAAAAGAATtccgttaaaaaataa
- the LOC124629896 gene encoding pancreatic lipase-related protein 2-like isoform X2, whose amino-acid sequence MFSRNIAYLFLILFSATEILAGGNVAGTVDFIGTNPGILPDRTNRVEDIYLRYYNGQTVDDYVDIPLSQASRLFEIKGFDKSNPTVFYIHGFIEVAQQESIQVMVSSYLEARPGTNVILLDWSNMAHGSYLVNAARNTKKVGMAAAEQLNKLLDSGLLLEKFHVIGHSLGSHVAGYTARELKTKYNKVVKRLTALDPAFPAFYPDGVVMEHVNAKDAEFVDVIHTDAGGYGAPVRTGTADFWPNGGKSIQPGCPRFAPIPLSDDNLCSHWRSWRFFAESVINPEAFPASPAESYHKFRENANPEEGMVYMGFNCDTSAQGSYYLTTNSETPFGKGMDGLYPKSKKNSVKK is encoded by the exons ATGTTTTCTAGGAATatcgcttatttatttttaatattgttcaGTGCGACGGAAATACTAGCTGGCGGTAATGTTGCCGGCACTGTAGATTTTATCGGCACCAATCCTG gaaTATTGCCGGACAGAACAAATCGAGTTGAAGACATTTATTTGAGATATTATAATgg acaAACAGTGGACGATTACGTGGACATTCCCCTCAGCCAAGCCAGTCGGCTGTTCGAAATCAAAGGCTTCGACAAGAGCAACCCAACCGTCTTCTACATCCACGGGTTCATTGAAGTCGCCCAGCAGGAGAGTATCCAG GTCATGGTGAGCTCGTACTTGGAAGCCAGACCGGGTACAAACGTGATATTATTGGACTGGTCCAACATGGCCCACGGTTCATACCTAGTCAATGCCGCGCGGAACACGAAGAAG GTCGGAATGGCGGCAGCTGAGCAACTTAACAAATTATTAGACTCTGGACTTCTGTTAGAAAAATTCCACGTCATAGGCCATTCTCTAGGAAGCCACGTAGCTGGATACACTGCGAGGGAACTTAAAACCAAATACAATAAAGTAGTTAAAAG ATTAACAGCACTCGATCCCGCTTTTCCAGCCTTCTACCCTGACGGAGTGGTGATGGAGCACGTGAATGCCAAGGATGCAGAGTTCGTGGATGTCATACATACCGACGCTGGTGGTTATGGCGCACCCGTCAGAACTGgtactgctgacttctggcccAATGGGGGGAAGAGCATACAGCCAGGATGCCCCAGATTTGCACCTATACCTCTCTCCGATGATA ACCTCTGCAGTCATTGGCGGTCATGGCGGTTCTTCGCGGAATCAGTAATAAATCCAGAGGCATTTCCAGCCTCACCTGCCGAATCTTACCATAAGTTTAGAGAAAATGCCAACCCAGAAGAAGGGATGGTTTACATGGGCTTCAACTGTGATACTag TGCCCAAGGATCATATTATTTGACGACAAACTCCGAAACACCATTCGGGAAAGGAATGGATGGACTTTACCCGAAGAGCAAAAAGAATtccgttaaaaaataa
- the LOC124629896 gene encoding pancreatic lipase-related protein 2-like isoform X1, with the protein MFSRNIAYLFLILFSATEILAGGNVAGTVDFIGTNPGILPDRTNRVEDIYLRYYNGQTVDDYVDIPLSQASRLFEIKGFDKSNPTVFYIHGFIEVAQQESIQVMVSSYLEARPGTNVILLDWSNMAHGSYLVNAARNTKKVGMAAAEQLNKLLDSGLLLEKFHVIGHSLGSHVAGYTARELKTKYNKVVKRLTALDPAFPAFYPDGVVMEHVNAKDAEFVDVIHTDAGGYGAPVRTGTADFWPNGGKSIQPGCPRFAPIPLSDDTPSGNTERRGKRSRKNARRMKNLCSHWRSWRFFAESVINPEAFPASPAESYHKFRENANPEEGMVYMGFNCDTSAQGSYYLTTNSETPFGKGMDGLYPKSKKNSVKK; encoded by the exons ATGTTTTCTAGGAATatcgcttatttatttttaatattgttcaGTGCGACGGAAATACTAGCTGGCGGTAATGTTGCCGGCACTGTAGATTTTATCGGCACCAATCCTG gaaTATTGCCGGACAGAACAAATCGAGTTGAAGACATTTATTTGAGATATTATAATgg acaAACAGTGGACGATTACGTGGACATTCCCCTCAGCCAAGCCAGTCGGCTGTTCGAAATCAAAGGCTTCGACAAGAGCAACCCAACCGTCTTCTACATCCACGGGTTCATTGAAGTCGCCCAGCAGGAGAGTATCCAG GTCATGGTGAGCTCGTACTTGGAAGCCAGACCGGGTACAAACGTGATATTATTGGACTGGTCCAACATGGCCCACGGTTCATACCTAGTCAATGCCGCGCGGAACACGAAGAAG GTCGGAATGGCGGCAGCTGAGCAACTTAACAAATTATTAGACTCTGGACTTCTGTTAGAAAAATTCCACGTCATAGGCCATTCTCTAGGAAGCCACGTAGCTGGATACACTGCGAGGGAACTTAAAACCAAATACAATAAAGTAGTTAAAAG ATTAACAGCACTCGATCCCGCTTTTCCAGCCTTCTACCCTGACGGAGTGGTGATGGAGCACGTGAATGCCAAGGATGCAGAGTTCGTGGATGTCATACATACCGACGCTGGTGGTTATGGCGCACCCGTCAGAACTGgtactgctgacttctggcccAATGGGGGGAAGAGCATACAGCCAGGATGCCCCAGATTTGCACCTATACCTCTCTCCGATGATA ctcCATCTGGTAACACTGAGAGACGAGGAAAACGTTCGCGGAAAAACGCTAGACGGATGAAGA ACCTCTGCAGTCATTGGCGGTCATGGCGGTTCTTCGCGGAATCAGTAATAAATCCAGAGGCATTTCCAGCCTCACCTGCCGAATCTTACCATAAGTTTAGAGAAAATGCCAACCCAGAAGAAGGGATGGTTTACATGGGCTTCAACTGTGATACTag TGCCCAAGGATCATATTATTTGACGACAAACTCCGAAACACCATTCGGGAAAGGAATGGATGGACTTTACCCGAAGAGCAAAAAGAATtccgttaaaaaataa
- the LOC124629851 gene encoding putative fatty acyl-CoA reductase CG5065 — protein sequence MSDSNISRVEAFYTGRSALVTGGTGFVGKTLIEKLLFSCSGIDKIYVLVRDKYGKKASERLARITSTPAFDRLKARRNEDLKKITVITGDITRANLGLSDNVLNILEDEVSVVFHLAATVAFKLPLKDAIRINVNGTENVIELCRRLKKLQAFVHVSTAFTNSDRKEIDEVVYPMPIKLEDARKVAESFSHKERIIDVFLGKKPNTYTFSKAFAEEQVMKQSEKLPVAIVRPSIVMSALKEPCPGWIDTWNGSTGLFVGMPAGVLKVVKGRGTNITDLIPVDIVSNLIIVAATECKKSKQIKVYNCCSGPSNPITCDGASAICRRVALKHSLNSLPCPFLIFTPNVILYKILTFVLQIIPAYIIDFWCMLMRKKATQMKLQGRLKKIIDAVKFFLLNEWKFSDRNVRNLLESMSAVDREAFNFDVKTINWVSCLEDYVLGARKYLLKPEK from the exons ATGTCTGATAGCAATATATCAAGGGTCGAAGCCTTTTATACTGGAAGATCTGCGCTCGTTACTGGTGGTACTGGATTCGTTGGGAAG ACTTTAATAGAAAAGTTGCTGTTCAGCTGCAGTGGGATTGACAAAATTTATGTGCTAGTACGTGACAAGTATGGCAAGAAGGCGAGCGAGCGACTGGCCCGTATTACTAGCACGCCA GCTTTCGACAGATTAAAAGCACGCCGAAATGAGGACCTCAAAAAAATTACAGTCATCACTGGGGACATTACCAGGGCGAATCTCGGATTGTCggataatgttttaaatatattggAGGACGAG GTGTCGGTTGTTTTTCACTTAGCAGCAACGGTAGCATTCAAACTGCCTCTGAAAGATGCCATTAGGATCAACGTAAATGGAACTGAAAATGTAATAGAATTATGTCGCCGTCTGAAAAAATTACAG gcCTTCGTGCACGTATCGACGGCATTCACCAATTCGGATCGAAAGGAAATCGATGAAGTCGTGTATCCCATGCCTATTAAGTTAGAAGACGCCAGAAAAGTTGCTGAATCGTTTTCCCATAAGGAAAGGATTATTGACGTGTTCCTGG GAAAAAAACCCAATACTTACACTTTTTCCAAAGCATTTGCCGAAGAGCAAGTTATGAAGCAAAGCGAGAAATTACCAGTTGCTATAGTGAGACCATCTATAG tCATGTCAGCCCTTAAAGAGCCGTGTCCCGGTTGGATAGACACTTGGAATGGTTCCACAGGACTCTTCGTAGGAATGCCAGCTGGTGTCCTGAAGGTGGTCAAAGGCAGGGGTACCAACATCACAGATCTAATCCCAGTTGACATTGTTAGTAACCTTATTATCGTCGCCGCTACGGAGTGTAAAAA atcaaaacaaattaaagtatATAACTGCTGTTCTGGACCTTCGAATCCTATCACGTGCGATGGTGCCAGCGCGATTTGTAGGAGAGTAGCATTGAAACACTCGttaa ATTCGTTGCCGTGCCCCTTTCTAATATTTACACCGAACGTTATACTATACAAGATACTTACCTTCGTACTACAAATTATACCAGCGTATATTATTGACTTTTGGTGTATGTTGATGAGAAAGAAAGCTAC CCAAATGAAGCTTCAGGGTCGtctaaaaaaaatcatagatgCTGTGAAATTCTTCTTACTTAACGAATGGAAGTTTTCTGACCGAAATGTGAGGAATCTTCTAGAAAGCATGTCAGCTGTGGATAGAGAAgcatttaatttcgacgtcaaAACGATTAATTGGGTATCTTGCCTCGAAGATTACGTATTGGGAGCAAGGAAATATTTGCTCAAACCCGAGAAATAG